One segment of Strix aluco isolate bStrAlu1 chromosome 4, bStrAlu1.hap1, whole genome shotgun sequence DNA contains the following:
- the SH3BP2 gene encoding SH3 domain-binding protein 2 isoform X1: protein MPERGHKLLMALSSQRKQSFGETVSRRTMCRSGTVTRMMASQDQVWPVPMKAIGAQNLLTMPGGVTKSGYLHKKGGTQLQILKWPLRFVIIHEGCIYYFKSSTSASPQGAFSLNGYNRVMRAAEETTSSNVFPFKLVHISKKHRTWFFSASSEDERKNWMLSLRREIDHYHEKKETITEFSDSGSDADSFYGSVERPIDIKYSHHSADNEDYDQEEEDESYLQPDTSDIVRDDMVLPPAYPPPPVPHARKAAYSESRANSFAGKSTLPAPPPPPKRSLPDIKLEDVLNVRESQLQHRAEPNLKIQSPSRRLSEHLPPVPPLPHFKKPTCVKESCSLLPEPLPLAQVLATPEGCEKLKTLNLSPRTPPPLPSNKPKLSQLTEKPVEPKVPREHGKPGLFVPPVFPKPPVPSHQPPGIKPRPEKSSCPQLQRSPPDGQSFRSFSFEKPALPSKPDQPANDSDDDYEKVGLPASIFLNTSESFEVERTFKASSPRGQPQNGLYCIRNSSTKPGKVLVVWDESAEKVRNYRIFEKDCKFYLDSDIMFLNMGSLVEYYSTHVLPSHDSLVLRCPYGYSKPR, encoded by the exons ATGCCTGAGAGGGGTCATAAGTTATTAATGGCTTTGTCATCACAAAGGAAACAATCATTCGGTGAAACTGTCAGCAGAAGAACTATGTGTCGATCAGGCACGGTCACCAG AATGATGGCCTCGCAGGACCAAGTCTGGCCAGTCCCAATGAAGGCAATTGGAGCACAAAACCTTTTGACAATGCCTGGAGGAGTGACCAAGTCAGGGTATCTTCACAAAAAAGGAGGCACCCAGCTGCAGATCTTGAAGT GGCCATTGAGATTCGTGATTATCCATGAGGGATGTATTTACTATTTTAAGAGCAGCACATCTGCATCTCCACAGGGTGCATTTTCTTTGAATGGTTACAACAG GGTTATGCGGGCAGCTGAGGAGACAACATCAAGCAATGTGTTTCCTTTCAAGTTAGTTCACATTAGCAAGAAGCACAGGACatggtttttttcagcttcttctgaagatgaaagaaag aATTGGATGCTATCCTTGAGGAGGGAAATTGATCACTACCATGAGAAGAAGGAAACAATAACAGAATTCAG TGACTCTGGTTCTGATGCAGACAGTTTCTATGGCTCAGTAGAACGTCCCATTGATATCAAGTATTCTCATCATTCAGCAGATAATGAAG ATTATGaccaggaggaagaggatgagtcTTACTTGCAGCCAGATACTTCTGACATAGTGAGAGATG atATGGTCCTGCCCCCAGCCTACCCGCCTCCACCAGTTCCTCATGCCAGAAAAGCTGCCTACTCAGAATCAAGGGCAAATTCCTTTGCTGGCAAATCTACTCTGCCAGCACCACCACCGCCTCCTAAAAGAAGCCTACCTGATATCAAACTAGAGGATGTCTTAAATGTGAGAGAATCCCAGTTACAGCATCGAGCTGAACCTAATCTAAAGATTCAATCCCCAAGCCGGAGACTAAGTGAACATCTGCCCCCTGTACCCCCTCTACCTCATTTCAAAAAGCCTACATGTGTCAAAGAATCTTGCTCATTGCTTCCAGAGCCTCTGCCTCTAGCTCAAGTTCTTGCTACTCCAGAAGGATGTGAGAAGCTAAAAACCTTAAACCTTTCACCACGAACTCCTCCTCCACTACCAAGCAATAAACCCAAGCTGTCACAGCTTACTGAAAAACCAGTAGAGCCCAAAGTGCCAAGAGAACATGGTAAACCTGGACTGTTTGTGCCACCAGTGTTCCCAAAGCCACCTGTGCCAAGCCACCAGCCCCCTGGAATCAAGCCTAGACCAGAGAAATCTTCATGTCCGCAGTTACA GAGATCACCACCGGACGGACAGAGTTTTAGAAGCTTCTCATTTGAAAAACCAGCACTACCCTCCAAGCCAGACCAACCTGCTAATGATTCTGATGACGACTATGAAAAA GTTGGGCTGCCTGCTTCAATATTTCTTAATACCTCTGAATCCTTCGAAGTTGAAAG gaCGTTTAAAGCTAGTAGCCCACGGGGACAACCACAAAATGGATTGTACTGTATTAGGAACTCATCTACTAAGCCTGGAAAG gtATTGGTTGTATGGGATGAATCTGCAGAAAAAGTGAGAAACTACAGAATCTTTGAAAAG GATTGCAAGTTTTACTTGGATTCAGACATCATGTTTTTGAACATGGGAAGTTTGGTCGAATACTACAGCACTCACGTCTTGCCTAGCCACGACAGCCTGGTTCTTCGGTGCCCTTATGGTTACTCTAAACCAAGGTGA
- the SH3BP2 gene encoding SH3 domain-binding protein 2 isoform X2 encodes MMLAKNRMMASQDQVWPVPMKAIGAQNLLTMPGGVTKSGYLHKKGGTQLQILKWPLRFVIIHEGCIYYFKSSTSASPQGAFSLNGYNRVMRAAEETTSSNVFPFKLVHISKKHRTWFFSASSEDERKNWMLSLRREIDHYHEKKETITEFSDSGSDADSFYGSVERPIDIKYSHHSADNEDYDQEEEDESYLQPDTSDIVRDDMVLPPAYPPPPVPHARKAAYSESRANSFAGKSTLPAPPPPPKRSLPDIKLEDVLNVRESQLQHRAEPNLKIQSPSRRLSEHLPPVPPLPHFKKPTCVKESCSLLPEPLPLAQVLATPEGCEKLKTLNLSPRTPPPLPSNKPKLSQLTEKPVEPKVPREHGKPGLFVPPVFPKPPVPSHQPPGIKPRPEKSSCPQLQRSPPDGQSFRSFSFEKPALPSKPDQPANDSDDDYEKVGLPASIFLNTSESFEVERTFKASSPRGQPQNGLYCIRNSSTKPGKVLVVWDESAEKVRNYRIFEKDCKFYLDSDIMFLNMGSLVEYYSTHVLPSHDSLVLRCPYGYSKPR; translated from the exons AATGATGGCCTCGCAGGACCAAGTCTGGCCAGTCCCAATGAAGGCAATTGGAGCACAAAACCTTTTGACAATGCCTGGAGGAGTGACCAAGTCAGGGTATCTTCACAAAAAAGGAGGCACCCAGCTGCAGATCTTGAAGT GGCCATTGAGATTCGTGATTATCCATGAGGGATGTATTTACTATTTTAAGAGCAGCACATCTGCATCTCCACAGGGTGCATTTTCTTTGAATGGTTACAACAG GGTTATGCGGGCAGCTGAGGAGACAACATCAAGCAATGTGTTTCCTTTCAAGTTAGTTCACATTAGCAAGAAGCACAGGACatggtttttttcagcttcttctgaagatgaaagaaag aATTGGATGCTATCCTTGAGGAGGGAAATTGATCACTACCATGAGAAGAAGGAAACAATAACAGAATTCAG TGACTCTGGTTCTGATGCAGACAGTTTCTATGGCTCAGTAGAACGTCCCATTGATATCAAGTATTCTCATCATTCAGCAGATAATGAAG ATTATGaccaggaggaagaggatgagtcTTACTTGCAGCCAGATACTTCTGACATAGTGAGAGATG atATGGTCCTGCCCCCAGCCTACCCGCCTCCACCAGTTCCTCATGCCAGAAAAGCTGCCTACTCAGAATCAAGGGCAAATTCCTTTGCTGGCAAATCTACTCTGCCAGCACCACCACCGCCTCCTAAAAGAAGCCTACCTGATATCAAACTAGAGGATGTCTTAAATGTGAGAGAATCCCAGTTACAGCATCGAGCTGAACCTAATCTAAAGATTCAATCCCCAAGCCGGAGACTAAGTGAACATCTGCCCCCTGTACCCCCTCTACCTCATTTCAAAAAGCCTACATGTGTCAAAGAATCTTGCTCATTGCTTCCAGAGCCTCTGCCTCTAGCTCAAGTTCTTGCTACTCCAGAAGGATGTGAGAAGCTAAAAACCTTAAACCTTTCACCACGAACTCCTCCTCCACTACCAAGCAATAAACCCAAGCTGTCACAGCTTACTGAAAAACCAGTAGAGCCCAAAGTGCCAAGAGAACATGGTAAACCTGGACTGTTTGTGCCACCAGTGTTCCCAAAGCCACCTGTGCCAAGCCACCAGCCCCCTGGAATCAAGCCTAGACCAGAGAAATCTTCATGTCCGCAGTTACA GAGATCACCACCGGACGGACAGAGTTTTAGAAGCTTCTCATTTGAAAAACCAGCACTACCCTCCAAGCCAGACCAACCTGCTAATGATTCTGATGACGACTATGAAAAA GTTGGGCTGCCTGCTTCAATATTTCTTAATACCTCTGAATCCTTCGAAGTTGAAAG gaCGTTTAAAGCTAGTAGCCCACGGGGACAACCACAAAATGGATTGTACTGTATTAGGAACTCATCTACTAAGCCTGGAAAG gtATTGGTTGTATGGGATGAATCTGCAGAAAAAGTGAGAAACTACAGAATCTTTGAAAAG GATTGCAAGTTTTACTTGGATTCAGACATCATGTTTTTGAACATGGGAAGTTTGGTCGAATACTACAGCACTCACGTCTTGCCTAGCCACGACAGCCTGGTTCTTCGGTGCCCTTATGGTTACTCTAAACCAAGGTGA
- the SH3BP2 gene encoding SH3 domain-binding protein 2 isoform X3: MMASQDQVWPVPMKAIGAQNLLTMPGGVTKSGYLHKKGGTQLQILKWPLRFVIIHEGCIYYFKSSTSASPQGAFSLNGYNRVMRAAEETTSSNVFPFKLVHISKKHRTWFFSASSEDERKNWMLSLRREIDHYHEKKETITEFSDSGSDADSFYGSVERPIDIKYSHHSADNEDYDQEEEDESYLQPDTSDIVRDDMVLPPAYPPPPVPHARKAAYSESRANSFAGKSTLPAPPPPPKRSLPDIKLEDVLNVRESQLQHRAEPNLKIQSPSRRLSEHLPPVPPLPHFKKPTCVKESCSLLPEPLPLAQVLATPEGCEKLKTLNLSPRTPPPLPSNKPKLSQLTEKPVEPKVPREHGKPGLFVPPVFPKPPVPSHQPPGIKPRPEKSSCPQLQRSPPDGQSFRSFSFEKPALPSKPDQPANDSDDDYEKVGLPASIFLNTSESFEVERTFKASSPRGQPQNGLYCIRNSSTKPGKVLVVWDESAEKVRNYRIFEKDCKFYLDSDIMFLNMGSLVEYYSTHVLPSHDSLVLRCPYGYSKPR; the protein is encoded by the exons ATGATGGCCTCGCAGGACCAAGTCTGGCCAGTCCCAATGAAGGCAATTGGAGCACAAAACCTTTTGACAATGCCTGGAGGAGTGACCAAGTCAGGGTATCTTCACAAAAAAGGAGGCACCCAGCTGCAGATCTTGAAGT GGCCATTGAGATTCGTGATTATCCATGAGGGATGTATTTACTATTTTAAGAGCAGCACATCTGCATCTCCACAGGGTGCATTTTCTTTGAATGGTTACAACAG GGTTATGCGGGCAGCTGAGGAGACAACATCAAGCAATGTGTTTCCTTTCAAGTTAGTTCACATTAGCAAGAAGCACAGGACatggtttttttcagcttcttctgaagatgaaagaaag aATTGGATGCTATCCTTGAGGAGGGAAATTGATCACTACCATGAGAAGAAGGAAACAATAACAGAATTCAG TGACTCTGGTTCTGATGCAGACAGTTTCTATGGCTCAGTAGAACGTCCCATTGATATCAAGTATTCTCATCATTCAGCAGATAATGAAG ATTATGaccaggaggaagaggatgagtcTTACTTGCAGCCAGATACTTCTGACATAGTGAGAGATG atATGGTCCTGCCCCCAGCCTACCCGCCTCCACCAGTTCCTCATGCCAGAAAAGCTGCCTACTCAGAATCAAGGGCAAATTCCTTTGCTGGCAAATCTACTCTGCCAGCACCACCACCGCCTCCTAAAAGAAGCCTACCTGATATCAAACTAGAGGATGTCTTAAATGTGAGAGAATCCCAGTTACAGCATCGAGCTGAACCTAATCTAAAGATTCAATCCCCAAGCCGGAGACTAAGTGAACATCTGCCCCCTGTACCCCCTCTACCTCATTTCAAAAAGCCTACATGTGTCAAAGAATCTTGCTCATTGCTTCCAGAGCCTCTGCCTCTAGCTCAAGTTCTTGCTACTCCAGAAGGATGTGAGAAGCTAAAAACCTTAAACCTTTCACCACGAACTCCTCCTCCACTACCAAGCAATAAACCCAAGCTGTCACAGCTTACTGAAAAACCAGTAGAGCCCAAAGTGCCAAGAGAACATGGTAAACCTGGACTGTTTGTGCCACCAGTGTTCCCAAAGCCACCTGTGCCAAGCCACCAGCCCCCTGGAATCAAGCCTAGACCAGAGAAATCTTCATGTCCGCAGTTACA GAGATCACCACCGGACGGACAGAGTTTTAGAAGCTTCTCATTTGAAAAACCAGCACTACCCTCCAAGCCAGACCAACCTGCTAATGATTCTGATGACGACTATGAAAAA GTTGGGCTGCCTGCTTCAATATTTCTTAATACCTCTGAATCCTTCGAAGTTGAAAG gaCGTTTAAAGCTAGTAGCCCACGGGGACAACCACAAAATGGATTGTACTGTATTAGGAACTCATCTACTAAGCCTGGAAAG gtATTGGTTGTATGGGATGAATCTGCAGAAAAAGTGAGAAACTACAGAATCTTTGAAAAG GATTGCAAGTTTTACTTGGATTCAGACATCATGTTTTTGAACATGGGAAGTTTGGTCGAATACTACAGCACTCACGTCTTGCCTAGCCACGACAGCCTGGTTCTTCGGTGCCCTTATGGTTACTCTAAACCAAGGTGA